ATTTAGTGGCAACCCAAGTCCTTGAGGGCTGCAGGTTATTTGCTGTTTTTTGTTCTTTCTGATCTAGACCTGAAAAACCATGTTTGGTTAATATCAACTGATCCAAGAAAGAAGAAAGGAAAACCAACAGAGCGAAATTCCAGTTGAGGAAACCAAAGATGACCAAACATGCAAAGTCATGAGAAGATCCTAAACAGTGAGAGCCGAGAGGTGTGCTGGTCTCTAGTTACCTTTCTTCCAGAGTATGTGAGCCCTCCTCAGCTTGATTACAAAGAATGCAACGACCACCAGCAGACCAAGGATGAGGCACGTCACGAGGAAGATGAGCAACGGTGCACTGCTTCcatttcctctctgcctctccgtCTCATCGAAGATTCCTGTGAATGAGACCACCAGTGCAACTTTAGCCTCTTCTAGTGTAGCCTTATATCCAAATCTGGCTTACACAGCCCCTAAACATGACACACTTAACCAGATCTGTATGCACTTCGGAAAAATAGTAAGACTGCCTTACCTGAATCCTGAATCCTATTGTTTTATCCACAAATACACTCCATATCCTCTAGAAAAAGGTGACTGTAGGTACTGTCTCGAATAGCTGTTTGATGAATGCATCATACAGCTATTCCAGACAGTACCTACAGTCACCTTGTTCAGGAGGATATGGAGTGTATTTGTGGATAAAACAATCGTTTTTCAATTGATTATACTATTGGATACTGCTTTGATGGGCATCTGAATATTTTTCaggtattttacaaatgttccatcccgaGAATAAATCGCTTTCCCCGCCAAAACAGGAAGTGTAATTCAAAAGCAATTTAAAGCAAATAAAaatgtctggatttgattagagctttgatCAGTATGACAATTCAAACCTGATGCTACCTGAGCcgtatattaaatacattttatgagccctacaGTAACGACATTTAATGAGCCGAAGCCTAAAAAAGTCCAAATGATTGTGCCGTTATCCAATACATATATGATATAGGCTATTGCACATTACGCACGACAGAAAAAACATAAAAGCCCAtagatgtagctagctatatgctCTCTTGGTTATATAAATTAAACTAGCTCCAGCATCTTTTTgtattcgggaaagtattcagacccctttactttttccacattttgttacattacagccttattctaaaactgattaaatagtttatttccctcattaatctacacataataccccataatgacaaagcaaaaactggattttataaatgtttgaaaatgtattttattttaaatcctgaaatatcacattaacataagtattcagaccctttactttggcagcgattacagcctcaagtcttcctgggtgtgacgctacaagcttggcacacttgtatttggggaggttctcccattcttctctgcgaaacctctcaagctctgtcaggtttgatggacagctattttcaggtctctccagagaagttcgatcgggttcatgtccgggctctggctgggccactcaaagacattcagagacttgtcctgaagccactcctgctttgtcttggctgtgtgcttagggttgttgtcctgttggaaggtgaaccttcgctccagtctgaggtctttaacactctggaacaggttttcattaaggatctctgtactttgctccattcatctttccctcgatcctgactgatctcccagtccctgccgctgaaaaatatctccacagcatgaagctgccaccaccatgcttcaccgtagggatggtattaggtttcctccagatgtgatacttggcattcaggccaaagagttcaatattggtttcatcagaccaaccttttggcaaactccaagtgggctgtcatgtgccttttactgaggagtggcttccctcTGGCCTCTCTACcgtaaaggcttgattggtggagtgctgcagagatgtttgtccttctggaaggttctctcatctccacacaggaactctggagctctgtcagagtgacaatcgggttcttggtcacctccctgaccaaggcccttctcccccgattgctcagtttggctgggcagccagttctcggaagtcttggtggttccaaccttcttccatttaagaatgatggaggcggcctcccgggtggtgcagtggtctagagCACTGCACTGCAGCGCtaactgtgccaccagagaccctgggtttgcgcccaggctctgtcgcacccggccgcgaccgggaggtccatggggcgacgaacaattggcctagtgtcatccgggttagggagggtttggccggtggggaaatccttgtctcatcgcacaccagcgactcctgtggcgggccgggcacagtgcatgctaaccaggtcgccaggtgcactgtgtttcctccgacacattggtgcggctggcttccgggttggatgcgcgctgtgttaagaagcagtgcggcttggttgggttgtgtttcggaggacacatgactttcgaccttcgtctctcccgagcctgtacgggtgttgtagcgatgagacaagatagtaaccactaacaattggataccacaaaattgggggtaaaataaaaaaaattgagaatgatggagaccactgtgttcttggggaccttcaatgctgcagaaatgttttggtaccattccccagatctgtgcctcgacacaatcctgtcttggagctctacagacaattccttcgacctcatggcttggtttttgctctgacatgcactgtcaactgtgggaccttatgtgtGTGCCtatccaaatcatgtacaatcaattgaatttaccacaggtgaacaccaatcaagttgtagaaacatcaaggaggATCAACGTAAACATGATGCACAATtccgagtttcatagcaaagggtctgaataccttttgTAAATAAtttctgttctttatttttaataataGTCTAGCTTTTCCTCCATGGGACTCTAAGAGCTAAGGAGCGTTTTTAAGGAGGCCAGTGGAGCACAGGTGATTTAAAGCAACGATATTCAAGTGATAGGGTTTTTTAAAACTCTGCACCTGcaatagttttttttaatgatCTTTACAATTAAAAACAAGGTGACCCCGAAAGCCAGATGAGTAAAAATAGACGCGCATtcggtctttatattactgtagcataggCTATGCTGTAGCAAATGTAGGCCTCCCGGTCACAAGACAAAAAGTGGTcggtctgtccccaccctgagtcttgattcatcatgcagaggGCATAGAGAAGCCAGATTTAGATATTGCATGTAATTTAGCAGTTCCCTTTCACATCATGCTGTACATATAAATTATTTATCATAATTTGCCTGTTTCTCACAGTTATTTATCCCTGGAAAAGGGAGTAGTTTTGGCCCGTAAATCCGGGTAAATCTCGGTTCCCACCATTCAACCATAATTTGTAGTGATGGAAAGTTACCACTAGGTGGAGAAGCAGCCCACTGAATAACTTGTAAGACAAGATGGCAATGATACTGAATTTCTTCCCATACAATACTAGCTATGGTTAGTCTCGTTCTTACCTGTAGTACTGGTTGAGTTGCTACTGCTGTCATTAGCAAGTGTGTACCCTGTAGCTTCAAACACTGAGTGGGCTGGCTGACCTGGAGGTGAAGATATTCAACAGACATTGATAACTCCAATGACGAAATGCATTTGTTGATTCATTACAAACTAAATAGACTTCTAGTTGTTGATTTGTGGTTTTATCGTATtgatattacagtacagtgtgaGTCATTTTCACTCACTGATTGTACTACAGATGAAAATATTGTAATTTAAGTCAATATATATAACAACAAATGGCAAAATCCAGGTACCATAAATGAACACAAAAAAAGCATGAGCTGAAATTCTGGTTTAAATTGAGGACCTATATGGCTAATATTGCTATTCACTTCCATTTCAGGAAACATCCTTGATGGTATGAGAACCAAGTGCCTTTGTTTTGCACCTAAGCAGTTTTCAAACTTTTCACAAACACAAACTTTTCACATGTTGAAAACCAACTCGCAAAACATTTGTAGATGTAACCTCAGGGCAACATGGCTGTTAATAAAATATCTTACTTACTGTGAGTGCTGAGTTGTGAGTCAGGGGTTGATGCTGGTGAACGCTTTGTATTGGGCCAATTTAAGGCTGTAGCTGTTGGTTTTTCTGTTGACACCTGTGTACCAGGCCAACGGGAGACTGTTGTTGGACCTTCTGTACTTGGCCAATGAGAGGTTCTCGAAGTGGAGTGTGATTCCTCAGAGGCTATAAGATAGAAGGGAATTTCAGTTATTGATATTTGTGTGATATTTGTGTAAAGATACCCTAGTGTGCCATGACCCTACAGTTCTTATGGCATAATTTTAAACCAGTGAGAAAGTACCCACAGTGTGACTGTGCAATGAAACCACAAATGTGCACACTTTCCTTTCAATGTTCCTCAAATAGAACACTACAAGCAGAACTACATTTGAAATAAAGGCATACCTGTTATTTTAAATTCTTTGTTGGATATTTCCACTTTACTCTCAAGGAGGTCATCTGAGGTCATCATAGTATTGTCATTGTTTTATACCCTGCTAAATTCAACCTCCCATAGCTTGAAAGTGTGAACAATGAACTTGGGACTTACGATTCTGTCCAATTTTTACGAAATTCATCAGAGAAGAATTGTGTAAGGCTGGATGGCGAACGATGCATTTCACTGTGACTCTCCTCTTGTGGGACTGAACATGCAAGATATCCAGGGAGGAATATATGTTTTTTCCCAAAAGAtactgggactgaggctgagcTAAATAACAAGAGAAAGGTTCAATTAACTTTTGGTAAAGTGTCAAAATGTCATATGTAACAGAATGTCAACAACCATCATACTTATTCTTATAATACTGACCTGCACTGCCCTTTACAGGGAGAATACAGACATTTCACTTCCCTTTATTTTGGATGAGATAAAGTGGAATGTGTGGGGAATTTGTTTTCGCAGGGGAAGTCTAAACTGTTTTGAGGCATTTCCCTTCGTTATATATCATCACAACATCTTCAGTCTCTTACTACTCCATTTTGACTTGTCTTGTGTTTTTATTTTCCACAATCCCTTAAAGTGGTTGTTATCATTGGTTAAATATATTGAATAATGTAAGTGGGGCTCCAGGTAGCCTGGAGGGTCGGAGCATTAGGCCAGTAAGTGAAAGgctgctggatcgaatccccgagctgacaaggtaaaaatctgtcgttctgctcctgagcaATGCAGTTAATTaatgtcaattaaggcagccctccgcaCTTCtcagattcagaggggttgggttaaatgcgaaaGACACATATCAGTTGAAtgctttcagttgtacaactgactaggtatcccccttttaaGTGAACGGCAGGGCGGGGCAGGGAAGCAAACCAAGGTCGCTGGTGTGAAATGCAAACACCCTATGCATTGTGCCAATAGAGTTAACCCACTTGGTGTGAAATTGAAACGTTCCTGATTTTGCGAAGAATGCTACACTGCCCCCTCCAGACAGAAAAGACAAGTCTCCGCACTTCAATCTACCGTTAACCTCTTACACGTCTGGCCGGGCTTTCCGATAGCCTCACGGCCGCCATTCCACTTCTGTCACAAATATAGTGTCAGGGGTTATGCTCTGCCAGGAAGTCTTGTTAAGTGTTGATTGTGCACAGGTGTGGCAACCAGGGTGTGGCAACTGGCAGAGCTGTGAGGCTGTTGGAGTTTGGTGGCCATGTAAACCTTTGGTTTGAATAtttagtttttgttttgttgtccTTTTTGTATATACTATTATTTGTTTGTCATGCACCATTTTTTAACATAACTCACTTGGGCTGGTCAACCAGGAGTAAAAACACACCCTTTAGCTAGACCTAGGATCCCTAGAAATAGTAAGTGTACCAAAATCAGAAGGTTTCGATCGTAACATAATCCCTTGCCATGAAATCTACTAAGTGAATCTAGAATAAAGGTAACTTACCATCAATTTCTAACCCACTCCCCAAAAGCCATGAAATTTTGGGAGGATGGCTATTTCCCACTGCAGAACATTTGATGGTAGTCTTTCCATTGTGTTCTGTTATCTCCAATTTTGGCATACCTTGAGAATGACAAAAAGAGTGAGGTTATGATTTTGGGATTCAACTGAATTAGTTGGAAGTGGGAATGGGGCAAGCACTCTACCACctgacatctgctaaatatgtgtatgtgaccaataacatttgatttgatccaaTATGAATGTTCGGTCACACTTTATTTAAATAGATtatctacagatggtcatactatgtTTATAAGCAACTGCTTactaaggttatggttaggataagggttagtggATAATTAGTTGAAATGTTGTTGACAATTATCGAACATGTACAAACCATTTACTTAGGAATATCCAcataaagtgttaccaaatatTTTACTATCAACGGTCATCAAAATTGTTAAAAGGTTTTATAAACAATTATCATAAATGCAACAGTTGGACAATGGATGAAGATATACTTTTTAATCCATCAGGTATTGAATGAATTATAGCACATAACATGTTTTACTGGTATAGCACATAACATGTTTCTTCTTCGAATGCACTCATATATACATTTTCTATTGTTATCAGGTATTTATTTTATATCgtgttaaaataaagaaaattatATGTGCCTCATTTGCATAAATATCCAGTGAGATTTAGGTGACAAGTGGATTTTGCAccactcaaacacaggaaatataTGGCTGAAAAAGACACATCCCCAAGTGGGCGGGGCATTCGCGTTGACAATTCTACTAAGTAAAGACAAAGGCTGTGTGCTTTCTTAATCACTATAGACAACAATGCTATGACAATatgtcatacttacccaaaactgTTACGGTAACTGACTTCACTACAGGCACTTTTGTGTAATGTAAACATGTGTAGAGGCCTCCATCTTTGAAGGTGACATCAGACACACTGACTGAAAAATCGGACTCGGACAAGTTGATTATCTTGTAGCGCTTATCCCTCAGGGCTGTTAGTGAAGATAAGGAAGAGAGAATGCATGTCACATCATGACTCAACTACTTTAGTTCATAACAAAGATGTTACAATATGAGTAGGAACAAACATTTTTACTTATATCATGTACAACTATTATTATTCTAGCCATATAGCTGTCAAAATGTATTGCTCATTTAGTGGGCTTCCAGTCTACATTCAAATGGAGATACTGCTTCGTTTCTgtatataaaataaaatgaacATCTATATGTGGTATTATAATATCCTCACCCTTATGGTCATTGAAAAACATCACATGCCCGTTAGGATTCTTCCATTCCACGTGGCTCCTGTGAGCATTTCTAATGTGACACTTAATAGTTAGAGTCTCACCCTCCATTACGGTCATATGTTGCACTGCAACGGAACCTGCAATGGCAAATACAAATGAGTTAGTATAGGACATACTTTGATTGACAGGATAGAATTTTCCAACATGATTGAAACATGaacataatgaaacatgttcaccCTACTTTTCAACAGCACTTTCCTCTTTCTTACAGTATTCCATTAACATAATATGATTATGGATGGACTGTATTGAAAAGCAATCATACAGAGGAGATTTAGGGGTCGTAGAATGATGAGCATGTGGGCAGTGTAAATTATCTGGATAAGACCCGACAGACCTTTATACCGACCCCTCATTTCTCACAGCTCTGACTCATAGCACTATTctaccactctgcctgcccctggtcTCAGACTCTGCCTCTGGGGGCCACAGATGAAACTGAAGTAGACTGAGATGCTATTGTCGGGCTTGAGGTGTGACAAACAACATGCGGGGTGTGCATTTGCCCCTACACTGCATGTAGGCCTACAGATTATGCAGCCAACTTTCACACAGCCTTCTACACTGCAACTGACAGGAAATCAAGCATAGTGTGGTCAGTCACCATTCACATGAGGGGTGTGAAAGCGAAAGCAAGGGGCATGTGGTTTTCGTCACACTGTCTACGTGAGCGTCATGTGTTCCTTTTTCCTATGCTACTGCTATGATGACTAGtggtaggcctactgtatatgGAAAAATTAACTGTGGTGGCAAATTGACACCGTTGGTGTTGGTGGGCTTGAAAAGTTTTGAAGGGAAACTGTTTTCATACATTGTGTGGGCTAAAATAATGTAACCTTATAATAGGGTAATGCTACATAGCACCTACtgaaatgaaagaaatgaaagaaaTTCCATGGGGATGGTCTATGGTGGTCCATGGAATTACTGTCATTTAGAATTAAACCGTTGTGATTATTACAGCTGTCTTCAACGATTGAATTCAATATTCGTATATTAAATGAGGTACTTTAATGGTTGAAACATTGTGATAATAAACACAGAGCTTGTATTACAGTGCTGAGTCTTTTTGCCAATTCCTAATATACTGCATAACTAGACTCTTTTTGTTATCAATTTAAAAACCATGCTATATGATTAAAAAGTCACCAAATGACATTCAGGGATGCAAAGAATAATTTGCCAAACATATTTAAACAAGGCAACAATTAGTACACATTTTCACTGTGATACAATCTAAAGAGCATTTGATCATGTCTATTCTTTTTGTTGTCACTACTTGTCAGACTGCCAGAGAAACCACAAGATGGTTATCATACTATACCctagcaataaggcacgagggggtatgatatatggccaatataccacggctcagggctgttcttatgctcgacacaacgcagagtgcctggatacagcacttagcagtggtatattggccatataccacaaacccctgagttgccttattgctattataaactggttaccaacataattagaacagtatacccatggtatacggtctgatataccacggctttcaggcAAATCAACATTCAGTCCTCGAACCACCCAGATTATAAAATAGTATTGTATATACGCTATGTGACACTGAAAATAAAAAACTGATGACATTGGCAGATTATTGAACATTTTTGGAAGATATTGTGTAATCAAAAGTAGGGCACAGTGGTCAACAGTGGCTTTCTGTGTTTCTCTAAGTATTCACCTGTATACATCATATGCTAGGCTGTATATTGATATACAACATTTCTCTCCAACCCGAGTACATTTTAATAACAGCATTGATTTATCTCAATCTATTGGTAACATCATTCAGATGCACTTACAGTAGAGCAATTCCCCTCCACAATTCTCAAGAAAACAACTAAATGTGTCACAGCACCAGTATCAATAAAAAAAACAGTTCAATTTTAATTGATCTGACATGCTGACAAAGATTGTGGAAACatttacaatttaaaaaatatctaAATATAAATACAGCAAACATATTGATTTGTGTTATCTTACAACAAAAACATATATCTCTATAAATCTTTATTGTATAGGCCTACATGTACCCTGCCTGGGTACTTTGTACCTAATTGTCTCTGACACAATTACTTTCAGTGAAGTAGCCTACTCACCCCTTACAAACAAGACTAGGAAGCAAAGCTGCAGCTTTAGTGGCATCTTGACTGTCAGATTCAGATGTGGACTATCAGAGCCACTTCCTCTCTGAGGTGCCTTTATACACTACAGAAAGGGGCCTTCCATGACATCACAGCAAAATTCATGGGGCTTCCACGCAACACTGAATACATTTACTTTCAAAGGCATTTCGGGTGATACATTTAGAGGTTGT
Above is a genomic segment from Oncorhynchus masou masou isolate Uvic2021 chromosome 12, UVic_Omas_1.1, whole genome shotgun sequence containing:
- the LOC135550822 gene encoding cytotoxic and regulatory T-cell molecule-like isoform X1, translating into MPLKLQLCFLVLFVRGSVAVQHMTVMEGETLTIKCHIRNAHRSHVEWKNPNGHVMFFNDHKALRDKRYKIINLSESDFSVSVSDVTFKDGGLYTCLHYTKVPVVKSVTVTVLGMPKLEITEHNGKTTIKCSAVGNSHPPKISWLLGSGLEIDAQPQSQYLLGKNIYSSLDILHVQSHKRRVTVKCIVRHPALHNSSLMNFVKIGQNPSEESHSTSRTSHWPSTEGPTTVSRWPGTQVSTEKPTATALNWPNTKRSPASTPDSQLSTHSQPAHSVFEATGYTLANDSSSNSTSTTGIFDETERQRGNGSSAPLLIFLVTCLILGLLVVVAFFVIKLRRAHILWKKENEESDQSVESSRSKSSNEEKQSRRRGNGLFNIGFTKYVVEEPMATETTITTNTKTEEAPEIQVIPQTDGATLSPQIKETEL
- the LOC135550822 gene encoding cytotoxic and regulatory T-cell molecule-like isoform X3, giving the protein MPLKLQLCFLVLFVRGSVAVQHMTVMEALRDKRYKIINLSESDFSVSVSDVTFKDGGLYTCLHYTKVPVVKSVTVTVLGMPKLEITEHNGKTTIKCSAVGNSHPPKISWLLGSGLEIDAQPQSQYLLGKNIYSSLDILHVQSHKRRVTVKCIVRHPALHNSSLMNFVKIGQNPSEESHSTSRTSHWPSTEGPTTVSRWPGTQVSTEKPTATALNWPNTKRSPASTPDSQLSTHSQPAHSVFEATGYTLANDSSSNSTSTTGIFDETERQRGNGSSAPLLIFLVTCLILGLLVVVAFFVIKLRRAHILWKKENEESDQSVESSRSKSSNEEKQSRRRGNGLFNIGFTKYVVEEPMATETTITTNTKTEEAPEIQVIPQTDGATLSPQIKETEL
- the LOC135550822 gene encoding cytotoxic and regulatory T-cell molecule-like isoform X2, whose product is MTVMEGETLTIKCHIRNAHRSHVEWKNPNGHVMFFNDHKALRDKRYKIINLSESDFSVSVSDVTFKDGGLYTCLHYTKVPVVKSVTVTVLGMPKLEITEHNGKTTIKCSAVGNSHPPKISWLLGSGLEIDAQPQSQYLLGKNIYSSLDILHVQSHKRRVTVKCIVRHPALHNSSLMNFVKIGQNPSEESHSTSRTSHWPSTEGPTTVSRWPGTQVSTEKPTATALNWPNTKRSPASTPDSQLSTHSQPAHSVFEATGYTLANDSSSNSTSTTGIFDETERQRGNGSSAPLLIFLVTCLILGLLVVVAFFVIKLRRAHILWKKENEESDQSVESSRSKSSNEEKQSRRRGNGLFNIGFTKYVVEEPMATETTITTNTKTEEAPEIQVIPQTDGATLSPQIKETEL